A section of the Acidobacteriota bacterium genome encodes:
- a CDS encoding SRPBCC domain-containing protein codes for MTRREGAPGNGITKKVWIQASAETVYRALTEPGLLAHWFCDKASCDPREGGELLAEWHHGKDRRRGRAVITRLQPGRAMDLAWIDDGQGADPPSRHTLSYEIRSKSGMTELVMTDRDDAPTDEETLEFLTDGWNSVLLELKDFCENRERTAKKGADARS; via the coding sequence GTGACGCGCAGAGAGGGGGCTCCCGGAAACGGGATTACGAAAAAGGTATGGATCCAGGCTTCGGCCGAAACCGTCTACCGGGCCCTGACCGAACCGGGCCTGCTGGCTCACTGGTTCTGCGACAAAGCGTCGTGCGACCCCCGCGAGGGCGGGGAGCTGCTCGCCGAGTGGCACCACGGGAAAGACCGGCGCAGGGGGCGCGCCGTCATCACCCGCCTCCAGCCGGGGCGGGCGATGGACCTCGCCTGGATCGACGACGGGCAGGGGGCCGATCCCCCGTCGCGCCACACCCTGAGCTACGAGATCCGGTCCAAGTCGGGAATGACGGAACTGGTCATGACCGACCGCGACGACGCGCCCACCGACGAGGAGACGCTGGAGTTCCTGACCGACGGATGGAATTCGGTGCTGCTGGAGCTGAAGGATTTCTGCGAAAACCGGGAGCGTACGGCGAAAAAGGGCGCGGACGCCCGCTCCTGA